A window of Chryseobacterium aquaeductus genomic DNA:
TGATGGCTACTGGGAAAATTTCATATTCAATTTTATGAACTTTTTCTGCTAATGTTTCTGGAGTGTCGTTTTCTGTGACCTCGAATGATTTTTGGAGGATTGCTTCTCCTTCGTCGATTCCTACGGTTACAAAATGGACGGTTGCTCCGCTTTCTTTTTCTTTAGCTTCAATTACAGCATTGTGAACATGATGTCCCCACATTCCTTTTCCTCCGTATTTTGGAAGTAATGCCGGGTGAATATTGATGATTTTTCCTGCCCAACTTTCAACAAATTCTGGTTTTAAGATTGATAAAAATCCTGCCAATACGATTAAATCTGTATTTTCAGGAATGATT
This region includes:
- the purN gene encoding phosphoribosylglycinamide formyltransferase, whose protein sequence is MKNIVILVSGSGTNLQRIIDTINSGEIQNAKVSLVIADRECYGLERAKNNNIEIALIPRGKNFSSDLGKIIPENTDLIVLAGFLSILKPEFVESWAGKIINIHPALLPKYGGKGMWGHHVHNAVIEAKEKESGATVHFVTVGIDEGEAILQKSFEVTENDTPETLAEKVHKIEYEIFPVAINKLLNVPI